agagacacagagacacaaagagacagaaccacagagacacaaagacacagacacaaagagacagaaccacagagacacagagagacacagagacacaaagagacagaaccacagagagacagagacacagagacacaaagagacagaaccacagagacacagagacacagagacacaaagacacagagacacaaagagacagaaccacagagacacagagagacagagacacaaagacacaaagagacagaaccacagagacacagagagacagagacacaaagagacagaaccacagagacacagagagacagagacacagaaccacagagacacaaagacacaaagacacaaagacacagagagacagagacacagagagacagagacacagagactcagagacacacCGTCATCCAGTCAGCCTGAGGCTTGAGGTGGTGATGTGGCAGAGCCGGGGGGCGGAGCTACGGTCACCTGCACCACGTGGCTGAGGAACGCCGCGGCGCCTCTCTGGGCGGCCGTGACGAGGCTCTGCAGGGTCATCCGGTCCACGAGCGCGGCGAAGCGGCCCAGTTTGAGCAGGGCGCCGCGGGCCCGGGCCGAGTCCTCCTGCAGCCGCTGCCGGTGGGCCGCGAGGAGGTGCAGCGGCTGCTCGCGGCCGCCGGACGCTTTGTTGGCGCGTTCCAGGTGAAGCTGCAGCCGCTGCAGGTCCTCGTAGACGCGCTGCTTCACCTGGGGAACATTCAGAGTCAAGAGAGCAATGAACAAACGGACTCGTGCGATCGGTCCTCCACGTTAGAGACGTCCGTCACCGCGTTCAGCAGGGCGGCGCGGCGCCGTGAGAACCTCTCCAGCGACCGCAGGAGCTCCTGATTGGTGCTCGCCAGTCGGCTCCTGAACTCCGGCAGGGTGAAGGTTCGAGACCCGTCCAGGGGCGGCGGGGGGGTCTGCTGCACTTCTTCAGCCACCCTGAAAGAGATCACGGGTCACTGATCCGAACAACCAGAGTTGTTCCTgctgtgaggtcagaggtcagagggtttGGGATGTGGACAGACTGAAGAGGTGGAGGTCACCTGGCGAAGAGGAGCAGCGCCTCTCTGAACGGAGGCACAGCGACCAGCAGCTGGTCCTGCAGACACGAACACTTCCTCTGGAACACGATGGCCCGGACGGTTCTTTGCCacctggagaggaagagaagaagagaagaagagaataagggaagaagaggagagaggaagcgctCTGAGGGATCTGTCCATGGGCTCACCTGCTGAACGCTCTGCGCAGCCGGAAGTCCCTAAAGAAGTGGATTTCCTGCAGCGCTCTCCAGGCCGCCGCCTCCCTGCCCCACCGGGCCAGGCTGACCACGCCCCCGTAGCCGCGCTCCGTCACGTGGAGGACGGCGTGGCGGGAGAAGACGTAGTGCTCGCGGCCCGCGTCACTGAAACGCACCACCTGCAGGTCGTAGGGTCTGGAGCACAGAGGACACGTCGGCATGGCTTCACGTGTGGAGGCAAACagcccggagggggggggggggttacctgcCGGAGTCCTGCACCTCCTTGAGGTAGTACAGCTCAACGCCTCCGGGGGCGCTGTGAGCCAGTAGGTCAACCACCTTCACGCcggagaggggaggagccatCTTCTGATCCACTGCCATGGATCCATCTTCCTCTGTGAGGCTGAGTCAACACAAGAGAggggtatatatatacatatatatatgtatatatatatacatatatatacatacatgaatatatatatattcatatatatatgtgtaaaaccACACATATCCACCAGGGTGAGCGGCGTGtctatatatcaatatatatgaatatatatctatatatagatatatataaatatatgtatagagagagagagggactatatcgatatatatatatattttaagatatatatatatataaagatatacactaccgttcaaaagtttgggatcacccagacaattttttatttatcaaatgagttgcaaaatgtatagaaaatatagtcaagaaattgacaaggttagaaataatgctgtttatttgaagtattaatttttttcttcaaactttgctttcgtcaaagaatgctccttttgcagcaattccagcattgcagacctttggcattctagctgttaatttgttgaggtaatctgttgaaatgtcaccccacgcttcctgaagcacctccacaagttggattggcttgatgggcacttcttgaggaccatacggtcaagctgctcccacaacagctcaatggttgagatctggtgactggccactccattacagacagcaagctgcctgcttcttccctcaagagttcttcacaatgtggaggcgtgctttgggtcattgtcctgttggaggaggacattggctccaatcaagcgctgcccacagggtatggcatggcgtcgcaaaatggagtgatagccttccttatttaaaatcccttttacctggtacctcccactttcccagcaccaaagcagccccagaccatcacatgacctccaccatgcttgacagatggtgtcaggcactcttccagcatcttttcacctgttctgcgtctcacaaatgttcttctgtgtgatccaaacacctcaaacttggattcatctgtccagaacacctttttccaatcttcctctgtccaatgcctgtgttcttttgcccataccaatcttttctttttattggccagtct
The nucleotide sequence above comes from Pseudoliparis swirei isolate HS2019 ecotype Mariana Trench chromosome 24, NWPU_hadal_v1, whole genome shotgun sequence. Encoded proteins:
- the LOC130189718 gene encoding dynein heavy chain domain-containing protein 1-like, with protein sequence MSAPSHRESLGGPQSGSKASRGQKTPRCPGATLPPLRSVSGPLFSPLSACDRLPVGQLPRLGVLVGPGRAIGATGWEERPGPGVDLPIRAAAEWTAQSLTEEDGSMAVDQKMAPPLSGVKVVDLLAHSAPGGVELYYLKEVQDSGRPYDLQVVRFSDAGREHYVFSRHAVLHVTERGYGGVVSLARWGREAAAWRALQEIHFFRDFRLRRAFSRWQRTVRAIVFQRKCSCLQDQLLVAVPPFREALLLFARVAEEVQQTPPPPLDGSRTFTLPEFRSRLASTNQELLRSLERFSRRRAALLNAVKQRVYEDLQRLQLHLERANKASGGREQPLHLLAAHRQRLQEDSARARGALLKLGRFAALVDRMTLQSLVTAAQRGAAAFLSHVVQVTVAPPPGSATSPPQASG